CATTTTGTCGGTATTATGCCAGAGGCGGGTCAGCAGTTCCGGCTCCTGCTGCAGCACGTCCACCGCCGCCGAGACGGCCGCAGTCAACGCCGGGGGCAGGGCGGCCGAGAAGATCATGCTCCGGGCAAAATGCTTGATGTAGTCTATCACCTCAAAGTCGCCGGCCACCACCCCGCCGATGGCGGCGAAACTCTTGGAGAAGGTGCCCATTATCAGATCGGTTTCCTGCTCCAGGTCAAAATGCTCGGCGGTGCCCCGGCCATGGGCTCCCAGCACTCCCAGGGCGTGGGCGTCGTCCACCAGCACCCGGGTCCCATATTTTTGGCAGACCTTGACGATATTAGGCAGGTCGGCAATGTCGCCCTCCATGCTGTAAATGCCGTCCACGATCACCATCTTTCCCTTGTTGTGACCCAAGCCGTGCAGCACCCGGTCCAGACTGTACGTGTCGTTGTGTTGGAAGCGCCGCATCATGGAATAGGAAAGGCGGCAGCCGTCCAGGATCGAGGCATGGTCGTATTTGTCGGTGATCAGGATATCGTCCTTGGTTCCCAGACAGGAGATGACGCCCAGGTTGGTCTGCATCCCGGTGGAAAAGACCAGGGCCGCCGGCTTGTTCAGGAACTTGGCCAGCTTGGTTTCCAGCTGGTTGTGCATGTCCAGGGTGCCGGTCAAAAAGCGGGAGCCGGTGCAGCCGGTACCGAATTTCTCCACCGCTTTGATGGCGGCTTCCTTGACCCTGGGATGAGTGGTCAGCCCCAGATAGTTGTTGGAGCCGATCATTATCATCTTCTGGCCGTCAATGATCACCTCGGGCTCCTGGGCTGAGGAAAGGGGGTGAAAATAGGGATACAGCCCGGCTTCCCGGGCATCCCGGGCATCGGTGAAATCAACGCATTTTTTGAAGATATCCATTAAAGATCTCTGAAATTTACAAGATTGTAAACTTTAATTATACTAAAAAACCAAAAGCATAGCAAGGAAAAATCCCTTCAGGGGAGGATTGGTGAATAGAAAAGCGGTTGACAAAAGAGGTTTTTTTAGGTTATAATTAAAAGATACCAGGGACTAACAGGTTTTATGTCCCTGATGCTGTTTTTAAGACTCAATGAATATTCACTGGGGGATCGTCCAACGGCAGGACACATGGCTCTGGACCATGGTATCGGGGTTCGAATCCCTGTCCCCCAGCCATAATAAAAAGCGACCGGGGCCTAAGCCACGGTCGTTTTTTCAGTTGGCTCGGTTAGTCTTCGCCT
Above is a window of candidate division TA06 bacterium DNA encoding:
- a CDS encoding pyridoxal phosphate-dependent aminotransferase family protein: MDIFKKCVDFTDARDAREAGLYPYFHPLSSAQEPEVIIDGQKMIMIGSNNYLGLTTHPRVKEAAIKAVEKFGTGCTGSRFLTGTLDMHNQLETKLAKFLNKPAALVFSTGMQTNLGVISCLGTKDDILITDKYDHASILDGCRLSYSMMRRFQHNDTYSLDRVLHGLGHNKGKMVIVDGIYSMEGDIADLPNIVKVCQKYGTRVLVDDAHALGVLGAHGRGTAEHFDLEQETDLIMGTFSKSFAAIGGVVAGDFEVIDYIKHFARSMIFSAALPPALTAAVSAAVDVLQQEPELLTRLWHNTDKMLKGFKELGYDTGSACTPIIPLMIGSREKAFALWKRLMAHGVFANPVIAPAVPEGREMIRTSFSAAHTEAQLDRVLEEFRTAGKELGLI